Proteins from a single region of Fusobacterium gonidiaformans ATCC 25563:
- a CDS encoding sirohydrochlorin cobaltochelatase, which produces MKKQAILLIHFGTTHDDTREKTIDAFRKKVELSFADCDVFEAFTSRMIIKRLKARGIVKQNPLELLQELKEQGYTHIYVQTSHILHGIEYENLKEELASYKKEFEEIKMGEPLLSSVEDYKQVVSALGKRQKTVENQVVVYIGHGTEHAANASYSMMRYVFFQEGYSPFFMGTVEGYPEFPEVLKEIQAQYPLEKPKVILKPFMFVAGEHAKNDIAVDWKKAFEEAGFVVSDVVLEGLGEIPEIQDIFMKHLQEAIENKRESIAEYKKKLS; this is translated from the coding sequence ATGAAAAAACAAGCGATATTGTTGATACACTTTGGAACGACTCATGATGATACAAGAGAAAAAACAATCGATGCTTTTCGAAAAAAAGTAGAGTTAAGCTTTGCAGATTGTGATGTTTTTGAGGCTTTTACTTCAAGAATGATTATTAAACGATTGAAAGCAAGAGGAATTGTGAAACAAAATCCTCTTGAATTATTGCAAGAACTGAAAGAACAAGGATATACTCACATCTATGTACAAACAAGTCATATCTTACATGGAATTGAATATGAAAATTTAAAAGAAGAATTGGCTTCTTACAAGAAAGAATTTGAAGAAATTAAAATGGGAGAGCCTCTTTTAAGTTCTGTGGAAGATTATAAACAGGTTGTTTCTGCATTAGGAAAGAGACAAAAAACAGTAGAAAATCAAGTAGTTGTTTATATTGGTCATGGGACAGAACATGCAGCCAATGCGAGTTACTCTATGATGAGATATGTATTTTTTCAAGAAGGATATTCTCCATTTTTTATGGGGACAGTGGAAGGCTATCCGGAATTTCCGGAAGTATTAAAAGAAATACAGGCTCAATATCCATTAGAAAAACCTAAAGTTATTTTAAAGCCTTTTATGTTTGTAGCAGGGGAACATGCGAAAAATGATATTGCAGTGGATTGGAAGAAAGCCTTTGAAGAAGCCGGTTTTGTAGTTAGTGATGTAGTATTAGAGGGCTTGGGAGAAATTCCTGAAATCCAAGATATTTTTATGAAACATTTGCAAGAGGCAATAGAAAATAAAAGAGAGTCGATTGCAGAATATAAAAAGAAGTTGAGCTAG
- a CDS encoding exodeoxyribonuclease III, translated as MKLISWNVNGIRACLKKGFMEYFEAQDADIFCLQETKCSAGQVELDLKGYHQYWNYAVKKGYSGTAIFTKKEPISVSYGLGIEEHDQEGRVITLEFEDFYMVTVYTPNSKNELERLDYRMVWEDEFRSYLAKLNEAKPVVVCGDMNVAHEEIDLKNPKTNRRNAGFTDEERSKFTELLKAGFTDSFRYLYPDRLHAYSWWSYRANARKNNTGWRIDYFVVSNDWKEQIQEAEIHAEQEGSDHCPVALYLK; from the coding sequence ATGGAATATTTTGAAGCTCAAGATGCAGATATTTTTTGCTTACAGGAAACAAAATGCAGTGCAGGACAGGTAGAATTGGATTTAAAAGGATACCATCAATATTGGAATTATGCGGTAAAAAAAGGATATTCGGGAACCGCAATTTTCACAAAAAAAGAGCCTATTTCCGTTTCTTATGGCTTAGGAATTGAAGAGCATGATCAAGAGGGAAGAGTCATTACTTTAGAATTTGAAGATTTTTATATGGTAACGGTCTATACTCCAAATTCTAAAAATGAATTGGAACGTTTGGATTACAGAATGGTCTGGGAAGATGAATTTAGAAGTTATTTGGCAAAATTAAATGAGGCAAAGCCTGTGGTGGTTTGTGGAGATATGAATGTGGCCCATGAAGAAATTGATTTGAAAAATCCAAAAACAAATCGTAGAAATGCAGGATTTACAGATGAAGAAAGATCAAAATTTACAGAACTATTAAAGGCAGGATTTACAGACAGTTTTCGATATTTGTATCCGGATAGGTTACATGCCTATTCTTGGTGGTCTTATCGTGCCAATGCAAGAAAAAATAATACAGGGTGGAGAATTGATTATTTTGTTGTTTCCAATGATTGGAAAGAGCAAATTCAGGAAGCGGAAATTCATGCAGAGCAAGAGGGATCGGATCATTGTCCCGTGGCATTATATTTAAAATGA